A single Anatilimnocola floriformis DNA region contains:
- a CDS encoding TonB-dependent receptor plug domain-containing protein — protein sequence MFRVFGARVQRAKLLCFAIPLVFCLATNLRAQIAPFGPPPVPEEYTAALAQPEPPVETPPEPLSTAQPMVLPDTEVTGRLNRFPAEPLPAGDVIAPTRTPQPAATTASSVTVITREQIERSGQVNVAEVIRGTLGVDVVRQGPAGGLTSVFMRGANSQHTKVLLDGIPLNDPSNASRLFDFSTLSTDNIERIEVLRGPQSMQYGSDAIGGVINIISRRGQGPLSVRAGALGGSFNSGQTSVNVQAGDENAYYSVTGSFLSTGGISAASARVGGVEPDGFNLGTASGRMGWNVTPDLNIDYVFRMSEGAAKVDDFDFLTGLPIDNLIRKNYTNSVANRIQASWLTFEGQFQQTVGFNVVNIERKDNDPGFSPARFTGQTREINYLGNVLLAPTNTFSVGANYLAEDASTSDNPQQTQNVKGIFVQDQFQLFERFFGTAGARWDDTSRAGPAQTYKVTGLYRIDETNTGIHGTLGTGFRQPALAENLFQFGNPNLRPERSKGWDAGIRQGIYDDIVWADATYYRNDFTDLIIFDFNTFSLQNVGRARASGVEFSLFAQVTDRVVANVAYTLDDTFNADTGMQLLRRPREKWNLSLTRAWLQNKGALTLSYQYYSNRLDTNNFILPNYSLLNLSGNYFYTDRIELVGRLDNITNTEYEEVRGYGTPGFGAYAGFNVYW from the coding sequence ATGTTCCGTGTTTTTGGTGCGCGTGTGCAGAGAGCAAAACTTCTCTGCTTCGCGATTCCACTCGTATTCTGCCTGGCAACCAACTTGCGAGCGCAAATCGCGCCCTTCGGACCGCCGCCGGTTCCCGAAGAATACACTGCCGCACTCGCGCAGCCGGAGCCACCGGTCGAAACTCCACCGGAGCCACTTTCCACCGCGCAGCCGATGGTGCTGCCCGACACGGAAGTAACTGGCCGATTGAATCGCTTTCCCGCCGAGCCGTTGCCGGCCGGTGATGTGATCGCGCCGACACGCACGCCGCAACCTGCCGCGACCACGGCCAGCAGCGTGACGGTGATCACGCGCGAACAGATTGAACGGAGCGGCCAGGTCAATGTCGCCGAAGTGATTCGCGGCACGCTCGGCGTCGACGTCGTCCGTCAGGGACCGGCCGGTGGTTTGACCAGCGTGTTCATGCGCGGCGCCAATTCGCAACATACCAAAGTGCTGCTCGACGGCATTCCGCTCAACGATCCGAGCAATGCTTCGCGCTTGTTCGACTTCAGCACGCTCAGCACCGACAACATCGAACGCATCGAAGTTCTGCGCGGTCCGCAGAGCATGCAGTACGGCAGTGATGCCATCGGCGGTGTGATCAACATCATCAGCCGGCGCGGCCAGGGACCACTCTCCGTGCGTGCGGGTGCGTTGGGCGGAAGTTTCAACAGCGGACAAACGAGCGTCAACGTGCAGGCCGGCGATGAGAACGCTTATTACAGCGTGACCGGTTCGTTTCTGTCGACGGGCGGCATTTCCGCTGCCAGTGCACGGGTCGGCGGCGTGGAGCCGGACGGCTTTAACTTAGGAACGGCGTCGGGGCGAATGGGCTGGAACGTGACGCCCGATTTGAATATCGACTATGTCTTTCGCATGTCGGAAGGCGCCGCCAAGGTCGACGACTTCGATTTTCTTACTGGCCTGCCTATCGATAACTTAATTCGCAAGAACTACACCAACAGCGTTGCCAATCGCATTCAAGCCAGCTGGCTCACTTTCGAAGGGCAGTTTCAGCAGACGGTGGGTTTCAACGTCGTCAACATCGAGCGGAAAGACAACGACCCGGGTTTCTCGCCGGCGCGCTTCACTGGTCAAACGCGAGAAATCAATTACCTAGGCAACGTGCTTCTCGCGCCGACGAACACCTTCAGCGTCGGTGCCAATTACCTGGCCGAAGACGCTTCGACTTCCGACAATCCTCAGCAGACGCAAAACGTGAAGGGGATCTTCGTTCAGGATCAATTCCAACTGTTCGAACGATTCTTTGGAACCGCCGGTGCGCGGTGGGATGACACTAGTCGGGCGGGGCCAGCCCAGACCTATAAAGTGACCGGCCTCTATCGCATCGATGAAACGAACACCGGCATCCACGGCACGCTCGGTACTGGCTTTCGTCAACCGGCGCTCGCCGAAAACTTGTTTCAGTTCGGCAATCCGAACCTTCGGCCTGAGCGCAGCAAGGGTTGGGACGCCGGCATTCGCCAAGGCATCTACGATGACATCGTGTGGGCCGATGCGACTTACTATCGCAACGACTTCACCGACCTGATCATTTTCGATTTCAACACGTTCAGCCTGCAGAACGTCGGCCGAGCGCGGGCCAGTGGTGTGGAGTTCTCGCTCTTCGCTCAGGTTACCGATCGCGTCGTTGCCAACGTCGCGTATACGCTCGACGATACGTTTAATGCCGACACCGGCATGCAGCTGTTGCGTCGGCCACGCGAGAAGTGGAACCTGTCGCTGACGCGGGCCTGGCTGCAGAACAAGGGAGCGCTCACGCTGTCGTATCAGTACTACAGCAATCGCCTCGATACAAACAACTTCATCCTGCCCAACTACTCGTTGCTGAATCTCTCCGGCAACTACTTCTACACCGACCGCATCGAACTTGTCGGCCGTTTGGACAACATCACCAACACCGAGTACGAAGAAGTCCGCGGCTACGGCACGCCGGGATTTGGCGCGTACGCTGGGTTCAATGTGTATTGGTAG
- a CDS encoding response regulator, whose translation MQILLMENDPWIASLLCEAASMRRSDLNVRHVDCFDAGLAHLRTLPVDVVLVELNLPDEQGLRTLDRLREEFPKLAIVVLTAVADEDMAITAIQSGAQDYLIKEAVSYALVSRSVRYAFERKQIEVELERAKEEALAASRAKSEFLAHMSHEIRSPLTAILGFSDNLLEPKLAPDEIVAAAETIKRNGQHLLEIVNDILDISKIESCRFEVDRLDCSPAQIILDVMEVLLPRARGKGLKLELDWTPGVPATITSDSVRLKQILLNLVSNAIKFTKEGEVRIGVQLIEPTSHSNPNEARLQFTVTDTGIGLTAAQQQGLFVAYQQGGSWVSRTYGGTGLGLAISRELARKLGGDISVKSAVGQGSKFTVCVQTGPLAGVPRLDSPADSEAQSIARSTLRLANVRLNCRILLAEDGPDNRRLISYLLCKAGAEVTLAEDGQQAVDLTLAAETNSEPFDLILMDMIMPGMDGAQATRTLRDAGVRIPIIALTANAMSGVRGQCLAAGCDDFATKPIDRSTLLTTIRKWLKPAKVCPTA comes from the coding sequence ATGCAAATACTGTTAATGGAAAACGATCCGTGGATCGCCAGCCTGCTGTGCGAAGCCGCCAGCATGCGCCGCAGCGATCTCAATGTCCGGCACGTCGACTGCTTCGACGCCGGGCTCGCCCACCTGCGCACGCTGCCAGTCGATGTGGTTCTCGTCGAATTGAATCTGCCCGATGAACAAGGCCTGCGCACGCTCGATCGTCTGCGCGAAGAGTTTCCCAAGCTGGCCATCGTCGTGTTGACTGCCGTCGCCGACGAAGACATGGCGATCACGGCGATTCAGTCGGGCGCGCAAGATTATCTGATCAAAGAAGCCGTCAGCTACGCGCTGGTTTCGCGCAGCGTGCGGTATGCCTTCGAACGAAAACAAATCGAAGTCGAACTCGAGCGGGCCAAGGAAGAAGCTCTCGCGGCGAGTCGCGCGAAGAGCGAATTCCTCGCTCACATGAGCCACGAGATCCGCAGCCCGCTGACGGCGATTCTGGGATTTTCTGACAACCTGCTCGAACCCAAACTCGCGCCCGACGAAATCGTCGCAGCGGCTGAAACAATCAAACGCAACGGCCAGCACTTGCTGGAGATCGTCAACGACATTCTCGACATCTCGAAAATCGAATCTTGCCGCTTCGAAGTCGATCGGCTCGATTGCTCACCGGCGCAGATCATTCTCGATGTGATGGAAGTGCTCCTGCCGCGCGCTCGCGGCAAGGGGTTGAAGCTGGAACTCGATTGGACGCCCGGCGTGCCGGCGACGATCACCAGCGACTCGGTGCGACTCAAACAGATCCTGCTGAACCTAGTGAGCAACGCCATCAAGTTCACCAAGGAAGGCGAAGTGCGGATCGGCGTGCAACTGATCGAGCCGACGAGCCACAGCAATCCCAACGAAGCGCGGTTGCAGTTCACGGTGACCGACACCGGCATCGGCCTGACGGCAGCTCAGCAGCAAGGCTTGTTCGTTGCTTATCAACAGGGCGGCTCGTGGGTGAGTCGCACTTACGGCGGCACCGGCCTGGGCCTCGCTATCAGCCGCGAACTGGCCCGCAAACTTGGCGGCGACATCTCGGTGAAGAGCGCCGTCGGGCAGGGAAGCAAATTCACGGTTTGCGTGCAAACTGGACCGCTCGCTGGCGTGCCGAGACTCGATTCGCCGGCCGATAGCGAAGCGCAATCGATCGCGCGCTCGACCTTGCGACTAGCTAATGTGCGACTCAACTGCCGCATCCTGCTGGCCGAAGACGGCCCCGATAATCGCCGATTGATTTCGTATCTACTCTGCAAGGCCGGTGCGGAAGTGACGCTGGCCGAAGATGGTCAACAGGCTGTGGATCTCACGCTCGCTGCCGAGACCAACAGCGAGCCGTTTGATTTGATCCTGATGGATATGATCATGCCCGGTATGGATGGCGCGCAAGCGACGCGCACATTGCGCGACGCCGGAGTTCGAATTCCCATCATCGCACTCACGGCCAACGCCATGAGCGGCGTGCGCGGTCAATGCCTGGCTGCGGGCTGCGATGATTTCGCTACCAAGCCCATCGATCGCAGCACGCTGCTTACGACGATTCGCAAATGGTTGAAACCTGCAAAGGTTTGCCCCACGGCGTAA
- the hisG gene encoding ATP phosphoribosyltransferase, translating to MSNLRIGVPSKGRLSELAAEILKQAGLSFRRQDRSLFARVGEMPIDITFLRTDDIPTLVAEGAIDMGITGSDLLAESQVEVISRLDLGVGKCKLALCVSEDGDIRTPAQLHGKRVATSFPNVTRNYLKQHHADVHLVKLSGSVEVMIALGVADAIVDLVETGSTLAANRLRVLDEIGRYSTVLIQNKDRRESTLADRVVRRLEGVVIARSYSLLEYNIPRTKLAEAEKITPGFNSPTVNSLEDPNWCAIRVMVRRSEVIEVMEKLEAVGASAVLETQINNCRL from the coding sequence ATGTCCAACCTCCGCATCGGCGTCCCTAGCAAGGGCCGTCTCAGTGAACTCGCCGCCGAAATCCTCAAGCAGGCCGGCCTCAGCTTTCGGCGTCAGGACCGCAGCCTGTTTGCTCGCGTCGGCGAAATGCCGATCGATATCACCTTTCTGCGCACCGACGATATTCCCACACTCGTCGCCGAGGGTGCGATCGACATGGGAATCACCGGCAGCGATCTGCTCGCCGAATCGCAAGTCGAAGTCATCAGCCGGCTCGACCTGGGCGTCGGCAAGTGCAAGCTTGCTCTCTGCGTGAGCGAGGATGGCGACATCCGCACACCCGCGCAATTGCACGGCAAGCGAGTCGCGACTAGCTTTCCGAATGTCACCCGCAATTACCTGAAGCAGCACCATGCCGACGTTCATTTGGTAAAGCTCAGCGGTTCGGTCGAAGTGATGATCGCCCTCGGCGTGGCCGATGCGATTGTCGACCTCGTCGAAACCGGCAGCACGCTCGCCGCGAATCGACTACGCGTGCTCGATGAAATCGGCCGGTATTCGACCGTTCTGATTCAGAATAAGGATCGCCGCGAATCGACACTCGCCGACCGCGTAGTGCGGCGCTTGGAAGGGGTGGTCATCGCCCGCAGCTATTCGCTGCTGGAATACAACATTCCGCGCACCAAGCTCGCCGAAGCCGAGAAGATCACCCCCGGGTTTAACAGCCCCACGGTGAACTCGCTCGAAGATCCGAACTGGTGCGCCATCCGCGTAATGGTTCGGCGCAGCGAAGTGATCGAAGTGATGGAAAAGCTGGAAGCCGTCGGCGCTAGCGCCGTTCTCGAAACGCAGATTAATAACTGCCGGCTGTAG
- a CDS encoding phosphoribosyl-ATP diphosphatase, whose amino-acid sequence MTAIAQPESSAASSTSVVAQLMAVIEDRKRNPPPKSYTTTLLNGGVPKIGGKVQEEAREVVEAAYEAGEQGRKHVIAEAADVVYHLLVLLAHQEVKWDEVESEIARRFGISGLDEKALRKA is encoded by the coding sequence GTGACTGCCATCGCCCAGCCCGAATCGTCAGCCGCATCGTCCACTTCCGTCGTCGCCCAACTCATGGCGGTCATCGAAGACCGCAAGCGGAACCCGCCCCCCAAGTCGTACACCACGACTTTGCTGAACGGCGGCGTTCCCAAGATCGGCGGCAAGGTGCAGGAAGAAGCCCGCGAAGTCGTCGAAGCGGCCTACGAAGCTGGCGAACAGGGTCGCAAGCACGTCATCGCCGAAGCGGCTGACGTGGTCTATCACCTGCTCGTGTTGCTCGCTCATCAAGAAGTGAAATGGGACGAAGTCGAATCCGAAATCGCCCGCCGCTTCGGCATCAGCGGGCTCGATGAAAAGGCGCTGCGAAAGGCGTAG
- the miaA gene encoding tRNA (adenosine(37)-N6)-dimethylallyltransferase MiaA yields the protein MNLPEHDPIPVSPLPPVRDAWFLTGPTAAGKTKVGVQLARRLDAEIISIDSMAVYQGMDIGTAKPSEEERAAVPHHLLDVASPRDEYSLSEYLDAAHTAVDEIRSRGKRVLFVGGTPLYLKSLLRGAYQGPPADWAFREQIEKELAEVGLEALHERLQVIDPLLAAKLHPRDKRRIVRALEVFRLTGQPLSHQQYQFDDAKSAAESHVFVLQWPREILHQRIEARVDQMFAAGLVEEVKSLIAQHGSLSRTANQAVGYREVLEFLKLIPSERDRPPVSIGQCIDFVKIRTRQFAKRQETWFRSLSECTPVALDVDHSPAQVAEQIAALRGIS from the coding sequence ATGAACCTCCCCGAACACGATCCGATCCCTGTTTCGCCCCTGCCGCCCGTGCGCGATGCCTGGTTTCTGACCGGTCCGACCGCGGCTGGCAAGACCAAGGTCGGTGTGCAACTGGCCCGGCGACTCGATGCCGAAATCATTTCGATCGACTCGATGGCCGTTTATCAGGGCATGGATATCGGCACCGCAAAGCCCAGCGAGGAAGAGCGGGCTGCCGTGCCGCATCACTTGCTCGATGTCGCTTCACCCCGCGATGAATACAGCCTGAGCGAATACCTCGACGCGGCCCACACTGCTGTCGACGAGATCCGCAGTCGCGGCAAGCGAGTCCTCTTCGTCGGTGGCACCCCGCTCTATTTGAAGTCGCTACTCCGCGGCGCTTATCAGGGACCGCCCGCCGATTGGGCCTTTCGCGAACAGATTGAAAAGGAACTCGCCGAGGTTGGTCTCGAGGCGCTCCACGAACGGCTACAAGTGATCGATCCTCTGCTGGCCGCCAAACTGCATCCGCGTGACAAACGCCGGATCGTGCGCGCACTCGAAGTCTTTCGCCTCACCGGCCAACCTCTCAGCCATCAGCAGTATCAGTTCGACGACGCCAAGTCAGCCGCCGAGAGTCACGTCTTCGTGCTGCAGTGGCCGCGCGAGATTCTGCATCAGCGGATCGAAGCTCGCGTCGATCAAATGTTCGCCGCCGGCCTCGTTGAGGAAGTGAAATCGCTGATCGCTCAGCACGGCTCGCTCAGCCGCACGGCCAACCAGGCCGTTGGCTATCGCGAAGTGCTCGAATTCCTCAAGCTGATTCCCAGCGAACGCGACCGGCCGCCAGTGTCGATCGGGCAGTGCATCGACTTCGTAAAAATCCGTACCCGCCAATTTGCCAAGCGGCAGGAAACCTGGTTCCGCAGTTTGAGCGAATGCACGCCGGTGGCGCTCGATGTCGATCACTCACCGGCCCAAGTGGCTGAGCAGATCGCCGCGCTGCGAGGAATCTCGTAG